The following are encoded together in the Lathyrus oleraceus cultivar Zhongwan6 chromosome 3, CAAS_Psat_ZW6_1.0, whole genome shotgun sequence genome:
- the LOC127131736 gene encoding uncharacterized protein LOC127131736: protein MIENGKEVPLLVADSVVNIGDIEKVTRSGHVFGPVFPKEIEDVSASKKVEIPVMNLSRKHSLKETFHFASKILIMSQQSNPSSSKNMSDSSSSEPSNPNKEDHVADSANTSHARRPKETVSGFSSAIALEERTREGSGYVHNAIATMVTGILSSNHKVLGVSIPLNTIEPDSVAYQENIESLGKNISDDVEQTDDHKESNVDKPLDNVAGEEVHVTHNVSNNPNCEAETVDLEEFSDNESLSSVLPSIAKRVRTKRENKTVAQRSPRKKIDVPTSSKTKVAVESSLKRKVHGPTKSWSKGMPKKRKTKSVIVESDSDVPCDVPDTLSKKKPTTSKLVSSVPEVPIDNISFHFASSVNRWKYVYQKRLALERELAQNVLECKDIMDLIQEAGLMKTVTQFSKCYKMLVKEFVVNLSEECVDGKSKEFRIVYVRGKSVNFSPSVINKYLGRPDVAQPELEVIDNKICQVITANQVRKWPLKGKLVASKLGVKYAMLHKIGAANWVPTNHKSTVAFPNILTENDSVKKRESPMSFSYKLFLGTHVPDIVMTTGETSRVSNQPGKAAVIAMLKETCRELEARKLNLEKLISTLEMTEGDVLGEATTAAEGAERQGEEGEADTSPDDGTNDDADSESDD, encoded by the exons ATGATCGAGAATGGTAAAGAGGTTCCTCTACTAGTCGCAGATTCAGTAGTGAATATTGGTGATATAGaaaaggtgacccgtagcggtcatGTGTTTGGTCCAGTTTTTCCAAAAGAGATAGAAGATGTTTCCGCAAGTAAGAAGGTAGAGATTCCAGTGATGAATCTG TCACGCAAGCATTCTCTCAAAGAAACTTTTCATTTCGCCTCTAAGATACTCATCATGTCTCAACAATCCAACCCATCTTCCTCCAAGAACATGTCTGATTCCTCTAGCTCTGAACCAAGCAACCCTAACAAAGAAGATCATGTTGCTGACTCTGCGAATACCTcacatgcaagaagacctaaagaaactgTATCAGGCTTCTCCTCAGCCATCGCTCTTGAGGAACGAACCAGAGAAGGTTCCGGGTATGTTCACAATGCCATTGCCACTATGGTGACTGGAATACTCTCTAGTAATCATAAGGTCCTTGGGGTCTCCATTCCATTAAACACTATTGAACCTGATAGTGTTGCTTATCAAGAAAATATTGAGTCTTTAGGAAAGAATATCTCTGATGATGTTGAGCAAACTGATGATCATAAGGAGTCAAATGTTGACAAACCCTTAGATAATGTGGCTGGTGAGGAAGTTCATGTCACTCATAATGTCAGTAACAACCCTAACTGTGAGGCTGAAACAGTAGACCTGGAGGAATTTTCTGATAATGAGTCGTTGTCCTCAGTTctccctagcatagccaaaagggttaggactaaGAGAGAAAATAAAACAGTGGCTCAAAGGTCCCCCAGAAAGAAGATTGATGTTCCAACCTCTTCCAAGACAAAGGTGGCAGTCGAGAGCTCCCTCAAGAGGAAAGTTCATGGTCCAaccaaatcttggagcaaaggGATGCCCAAGAAAAGGAAGACCAAGTCTGTTATTGTTGAGTCTGACTCAGATGTTCCATGTGATGTCCCTGACACtctgtcaaagaagaagccaaccacaAGCAAGCTTGTATctagtgtccctgaggtaccaATTGACAACATATCTTTTCATTTTGCTTCAAGTGTAAACAGGTGGAAATATGTTTATCAGAAGAGGTTGGCTTTGGAAAGGGAATTAGCTCAGAATGTCCTAGAATGTAAGGATATTATGGACCTTATTCAAGAGGCTGGTTTAATGAAGACTGTGACTCAGTTCTCAAAGTGCTATAAGATGTTGGTAAAGGAATTTGTTGTCAATTTGTCTGAAGAATGTGTTGATGGGAAGTCTAAGGAATTCAGGATAGTGTATGTGAGAGGCAAGAGTGTAAATTTCTCTCCCTCAGTGATCAACAAGTATTTGGGAAGGCCTGATGTGGCTCAACCTGAGCTTGAGGTGATTGACAACaaaatctgtcaagtcatcactgctaatCAAGTCAGGAAGTGGCCTCTCAAAGGAAAATTGGTGGCCAGCAAACTGGGTGTCAAGTATGCAATGCTGCACAAGATTGGAGCTGCTAACTGGGTGCCCACCAATCATAAATCTACAGTTGCT TTTCCAAACATCTTAACAGAGAATGATTCTGTGAAGAAAAGAGAAAGCCCTATGTCCTTCAGTTATAAGTTGTTCCTAGGTACCCATGTTCCTGATATTGTCATGACAACAGGTGAGACATCACGTGTAAGCAATCAACCAGGTAAAGCTGCTGTCATTGCAATGCTCAAAGAAACTTGCAGGGAGTtagaggcaaggaagctgaaCTTGGAAAAATTGATTAGCACATTGGAGATGACTGAAGGTGATGTGCTTGGTGAAGCTACTACTGCTGCAGAAGGAGCTGAAAGACAAGGTGAAGAGGGAGAAGCAGATACCAGTCCTGATGATGGCACAAATGATGATGCTGACTCTGAGTCAGATGACTAG